Part of the Nitrospirota bacterium genome, AAACCTTGTTTCTCTTGTCAGATAACCGTGATTCCTTGTGTACCAGTAGAACCAATCTGTATAGGGTATGCTCCTGCCAACTGCTATTCTGCCCTCGCTTCCACTCATAATCAGCAGGCTCTGCTCGCCACTGATCTGCTGCCTGCCTTTTTCTGCACTAATTAAGGCATCTATATTAATACCCTTTTTATCTCCTGCAATATTACCCACTGCCCAGTGGCTGTCTCTGTATTGCCAATTAATAGTCAGCCCAATCCTCTTTAAATTACTTTCATCAACATATTTAATTTTTATCTTCACCTGCTGCGGCCTTCTATCCTGCTCTTTTAAAAATTCTGCTATTGCCTTTATGTTTGCAGGATAGTCCTTTACTATCAGTGAATTTGTCCTCTTATCTGCAACTACCCTTCCTTCTGGAGAGAGAAATGGTTTCACTACACCTTCCAGTTCCTCTGCATTTCTGTAATTAATCTGAAAAACCTTGAGCACTGTATCATCAGCACTGGAAAAAGAAACAGAGCCTATACAGATAAAAAAAGTCAGACACCATATCAGAAATAAATTAATCTTTCCATCCCCTTCGCCCATTTGTCTCTCTGCCTCCTCCCCTTTTATCTCCGTTCTTTATTTCTGGTTTTTGAGTATCAGGTTCACTTTCTGGCACTTCTGGCGTGGCTTTTGGTTTTATCTCACGCTCTTCAGCTTTAGGTGCAGGTCTGGATTTCTCGGGACGAGCTGATTCTGGCTTTGAGGGCCTTCCCACTCCTTCGTCTTTAACTTCTGGTGGCTTTTGCGGTTTAACACGTCTCTCCTTACTCTGCCCTGCCCTGTCTATGTCGGGGCTCTGCACCTCAGGTTTAACTTTTTTCTTCACTGCTGAGTTGTTTTCTTTTTCATCAGGTTGTACTTTCTGCCTTTCGGGCTTGGCCGGCTCTTTGCGAACAGTTTCTTTTGAAGGTTTGACTTTCTCAGGTCCTTCTTTCAGTTTGGGTTGTACTTTTTGCTCTTCAGATCTGACCGGCTCTTTGCGCACAGCCTTTTTTGAAGGACTGACTTTCTCAGGCTGTTCTTCTTTCAGTTTAGATGGCCTCTCTGGTTTAGCGATTTTCTCCACGCCCTTGATTTCGACTGTCTTTTTCGGTTCCTTGAATTTCTTAACAGGCATAGGCGCAGGTTTACTTTCAGGCTTAAACACAGAGACTTTTTTATCGACTGCCGGCTTTCTCTCAGTCATCAGGGCCTTTGACTTTTCTATCTCCTTTGGTGGGTGTACTGCTTTTGGCACCTCTTTAACAACTGGTAAGGCAGTCAGCTTTGTGGGTTTTATGTCCGGCCTGCCAGGATGCACCCTGGCAGCTTCTTTAAATGGATTATCAGGAATTTTTTCCTTTACTACTTTACCTGTAATAAAAGTCTCTTTATGCACAACAGTTACTGCGTTTGTAACATGCGTGTTGACATATACATTATTTACATGCACATTGGTTATATTAACGTTCTTTATATTTACACTATGCGGGCCGTAATAACCGTAGCCATAATAGACCTCCCTCGGCGCAAGAGGCACCCATGCAACATAAGTCGGTTTATAAATCCATGCAACATACCCAGGAGACCAGTAAAGCGCTGTCCTTAGAGGGGGCACCCAGCACCAGCCTGCTGACACTACAAATGTCCATCTTCCATAGTGATAGGGCGCCCAGCCCCATGACTCATAGGATATCCAGACATAGTCTCCACCTATCCAGACCCATCTGCCTATCCTGTAAGGTGCCCAGCCAGCTACAACCACTGTTGGCGTCCATACATATCCGTACTCCTGCACATAAACCCATTTGCCGTGGTTATCAAAATCAGAGGCATACACATCAAGCTCCTCAGGGAGATACCTTTCACTTATGGCCTGCCTTGAAAGTCTGTTGTCCCTTGCGATATTCCACCTATCCCAGTTGTCATTGGGCCTTCTGGGCGAAATCTCTGCAAATCTATCCCTGCCAATGGAAATCATGCTGCCGGCACGAACCTGGGTGCTTCCTCCCTGGCCCTCAACATATACCGAGCCCTTGTGAGCAGAAACTTCTGTATACCCGTCCTCTCCTGTATCCACTCTGAATTTGGATGGGTCATAGGCCATTATGGATGAAAATGGGGTATCTATCTGGAATACTGAATTTTTAACAGGCGAACCCTTGTAATTTATATAGACCCTTCCCTGGGCAACTGATACCTGCGTAATATTGCCCTCCTCATCCCTTGTCAGGTTATTAATGTCAATGCTACTTCCTCCGGCAGCCCTCAGGTATGCCCCATCCTGAAACTGAACCTCAACCCTTCCTCCTTCAGGAACCCATACTCTGTCCCCCTGCTTGAGCGGAGTATTTATTGATGCGACAACCCAATCGCCCTCTGTATCTTCTGTCTGTATAAGAACATCGCCCTGAATAAGGCTTATCCTCGCAGTACCGAGAGATGTATCACCAGAGGAGATTATAGGGAAAAGGACAGAAAGGATTAATAAAAATGCACTTATAATTAATTTCTTAACCATAGAATTCTCCTTCTTTAGTAGTTTTATATATAATAAGACCCATTCATTATCATTTTAGTTTACTCGATATAAAGTATCAAAGAACATGCCAGGGAGAAGACCTTTATTTTAAAAGAAAATTTTATGCAGATAATTTTCTCATTTGAGGAATTGCTTCTCCAAATAATCCATGCTGAAAAACACCATAACGAGTCTGTAGAAAAAGCCCGATTTGGGCTGATTTGATTTTATTGATAGCAAATTTACGAAAAATGACTTTTCCTACAGACTCAACGGCAAGCTCACTGACGAGTGCCATGCAGCACGTCAGCTTGCCTTCAAACTGTTTTGCACTACTCAAACCAACCACATGCCGAAAAAGCGTCCTGTGGCACTCGTTCATGTGCAGCGTCAGGTTAGAAACTGATTCTTTTTTTCCAATAGCCCGGTCTTCTTCTCAAGTGAGCTACTGCCACAATAACAATCTCTTCTGATTCGATATAGTACAAAATGCCAAATGGAAATCTCCGAACCAGTCGCCGTCTTAGTTCACCGTCAAATTTCGGCCATGTCTCAGGAGATTCTGCTATCGATGCAACAGCCCGCTCAACTTCTGAAAGATAATCAATCCCCAATCCTGATGCCTGAGACTCGTAATATCTTGCCGCTTCATACATTTCCTCCTCGGCTTCGGGGAGAAATATGATAGGTTTCATTTCAGTTTTGTACGAGCCTCTTTAAATACTAACTCTGCTGGTCTCCCTTTAATTTTTCCTTCTCTGTATTCCCGATAGCGACGTTCCGCTTCTTCTATCCATAACCTTTCTGCTTCAGGGTCTTCTTCCTCATCCAAGCTATGAATAAGATGCTCTGCTAATTGGGCTCGTTCATGGGAAGAAAGTCGGGAAGCTTCTTCTTTTATTTCTTTTACTTTCAACGGCATATAACACCTCCAATAATACTAATATTATATCCTAACGGGGCTAAAATGGTAATGCAAGCCATATCTTTCACTTCGGACAAGAAGTGCCAGTGGCTTTCTTGCCGATTGGAACAGCGTTGTAGAGTTACTTGCACGGATACAGTTCAACTAATGCTTTTAAAAGAATGATTTCAACTGACACTCCTTCCACCTTCTTTCCCGAACTGCTAGCGTAGGTCTCCAGAATGGTTGGGTACGTTTCCCCGCAATGACGAGGGCTGGCAATAAAGTTTTGCTCTACCAATAGTATCTAAGTAATTGTTCGTGTAGTAGTAGCCCGCACCTACTCCCGCAACATAATATTTGATGTTGCTTTCGTCTTTGCGTGCTTGATAATCCTCCCACGTCATAGCACTCGCCGTTTCTGAAAGCATCACGCATATAACCAACAAAATCAAAAGTAACCGCACGTCCAATTCCTCCTTCT contains:
- a CDS encoding addiction module protein; its protein translation is MPLKVKEIKEEASRLSSHERAQLAEHLIHSLDEEEDPEAERLWIEEAERRYREYREGKIKGRPAELVFKEARTKLK
- a CDS encoding type II toxin-antitoxin system RelE/ParE family toxin — translated: MKPIIFLPEAEEEMYEAARYYESQASGLGIDYLSEVERAVASIAESPETWPKFDGELRRRLVRRFPFGILYYIESEEIVIVAVAHLRRRPGYWKKRISF
- a CDS encoding FecR domain-containing protein; the encoded protein is MVKKLIISAFLLILSVLFPIISSGDTSLGTARISLIQGDVLIQTEDTEGDWVVASINTPLKQGDRVWVPEGGRVEVQFQDGAYLRAAGGSSIDINNLTRDEEGNITQVSVAQGRVYINYKGSPVKNSVFQIDTPFSSIMAYDPSKFRVDTGEDGYTEVSAHKGSVYVEGQGGSTQVRAGSMISIGRDRFAEISPRRPNDNWDRWNIARDNRLSRQAISERYLPEELDVYASDFDNHGKWVYVQEYGYVWTPTVVVAGWAPYRIGRWVWIGGDYVWISYESWGWAPYHYGRWTFVVSAGWCWVPPLRTALYWSPGYVAWIYKPTYVAWVPLAPREVYYGYGYYGPHSVNIKNVNITNVHVNNVYVNTHVTNAVTVVHKETFITGKVVKEKIPDNPFKEAARVHPGRPDIKPTKLTALPVVKEVPKAVHPPKEIEKSKALMTERKPAVDKKVSVFKPESKPAPMPVKKFKEPKKTVEIKGVEKIAKPERPSKLKEEQPEKVSPSKKAVRKEPVRSEEQKVQPKLKEGPEKVKPSKETVRKEPAKPERQKVQPDEKENNSAVKKKVKPEVQSPDIDRAGQSKERRVKPQKPPEVKDEGVGRPSKPESARPEKSRPAPKAEEREIKPKATPEVPESEPDTQKPEIKNGDKRGGGRETNGRRGWKD